tTTTAATCATATAAATTTTACAATCATTTTCGGTTATATATTATATGAAATTTTTAGTCAAATTCGGTCAATTTGATCATAAAAAGTCAAATAAAACAGATAAATTGATAGGAGAGTTAGATAATTTGTTTCCAAATTGATTACACACATGGTAATATTATGAAATTTACCCCATGTTCACTTTTAGTACAAAACAAAAAACACTTCATCCAAATTATAAATACATCACAATATATACTGCAGGTTTTTAACAAAATTAAAcaaatagattacataaaatgCATATCATAAGATTTTATTCTTATGACTCCATTTTGAGAAGATATAAGCAAGCATACCAAAGAATGCAGCAAAGCAACCCATGATCCATGACAAGAACATTAGTATCCAGTCCTTGATCTTCTTTTTAGGGAGATGAGACCGATCCGATTGCAAGAGTGCGCGATAAACGGCTTCTGTCAATGCATACGAGGTCACTGGATCTGATTCCTCAGGTAGTATGCCATGCCCTATAAGACATGCAATGTCATATGCACCCATTGCCTCAGACACTCCTAGATATTCACATACTTTTAGCCTTCCATTTATCCTATCCTCCATGCTTAGCATGTCACCATGTGTCAATATTAGGATTGGATTTTCATCTGTCAGTACCATACAACAAATTTGGAGCCCATATTTAGTAATCAATCACATAGTAAAATGTAAGATCAACACATAATTAACTTGCTCTACTTTCAGAAGTAGAGTGGTTTCTGTTTCCGCAAAGATCCCCTACTATTATGGTGTGTACTTACTTGATTTTCTTATAGAAGGACAGTGAAAGATTTCTCTGATGGCTTGAACAGGGGCCAAGTCACCGCACTTGAGAGCCTTGTAAGTTTGTGCCAAGTTAGCCACCACTAGAAcacagttgacttttcttttagCAAATCTTGAAGAGGATAATAAAGATCCCATGGGTAGATTTGTGGTAGAATTATGCCTTTCATCTCCTGGTCTATAGCAGAGCTGGTTATGACGAACTCCTTCAGTCATCCATTTTGAAACCTCCTCCAGACTGTAGCTCAAGTAGTTTTCATCTAAGCCTCTTGTGTCATATACACAAAATCCACTTCTCATTGATCTCAGAACATTATGTTCTTCCATAAACATTGTTGTATAACTTGAAGAGTCACCTATACATAAAAATTCAGACAACACATTCGATAATTATTTGTCGGTAATTATAACTTCCAGTGTATGTGTACCTTACCTTTCTTCCTAAGATGAATTAAATTATTATGCATATGTACTTAAACAATTGTATATCACCAAGAAGGTGGATGCTAACATACTTGATGTTTGAGCAAAAGGGACTAGGCCAGATCGACCGAGAACACTATACATCAAGTTTACGAGAGAACTTTTGCCAGAACCAGGTAAGCCAACCAAGAGAATGCTTATGACTGGAGGTATATCCATGTCTTCTTTCTTGATTCCTCCCACCGGCAGCCAGAAATCACCTGACCGATACGAGAT
This genomic interval from Apium graveolens cultivar Ventura chromosome 8, ASM990537v1, whole genome shotgun sequence contains the following:
- the LOC141677129 gene encoding uncharacterized protein LOC141677129 codes for the protein MRNKYSSDEDPEEPKNSVLQYWWRTRDDDADENSNLKLNISHISKLTPRLKLCRELERLALISQEGLDDLRHKLISYRSGDFWLPVGGIKKEDMDIPPVISILLVGLPGSGKSSLVNLMYSVLGRSGLVPFAQTSSDSSSYTTMFMEEHNVLRSMRSGFCVYDTRGLDENYLSYSLEEVSKWMTEGVRHNQLCYRPGDERHNSTTNLPMGSLLSSSRFAKRKVNCVLVVANLAQTYKALKCGDLAPVQAIREIFHCPSIRKSNENPILILTHGDMLSMEDRINGRLKVCEYLGVSEAMGAYDIACLIGHGILPEESDPVTSYALTEAVYRALLQSDRSHLPKKKIKDWILMFLSWIMGCFAAFFGMLAYIFSKWSHKNKIL